Genomic window (Arachis hypogaea cultivar Tifrunner chromosome 13, arahy.Tifrunner.gnm2.J5K5, whole genome shotgun sequence):
ttttgtttattaaatCTCGAGCTGATGATGATCTTCCATATCGGCAACAAAACTTTCCTTTGATTTCCAAGTTTTAACATATCCAGAATTTGAATTCAAAATGTTTTGTTAAATTAGCACAGCCTCCATGCTAGAGCGTGAGACAAGAATTAGGGTTGCTGTTATATATGCTTTAATTTTTACCAAAACCTGGTAATTAACGATATCAAAACTTGAATGTTATTTCTGAGGCATGATATATGATATTGAATTATAGACTTAGGGTCCATATATATTGATCCTTTCTCTACAATTATCATATCCTAATAAGGTATGAACTATGAATAGTAGTAGTTCTAGAACACAAAATGTTCCCTCCTTTTAGCTCTAATGTTTGTTTAGCTTTCAAATGGTTCTAACCTCTAATGTAAACTCAAATATATTTGGTTAATAAAAATGAACTATGAATTAAACTAAAGTCCGATCCACGATGATTGTGTATTGTACGTTGTACTAGTCTAGCAAGACAGACATAACGCACAATTGTTCTCCTTTTTTATATGAAAGTACCAATAAAGTAAACTTTTcatgtattaattaatttatctaaGCATAACTCGTTATTGATTagtataacaaataatatttgttattgcAACTacgttttttttagttatatatatattaattctaTCTGTCATTTTTACTTTAATTGAAAGCCAAATGCAAATAGCGTTATTTTATTATTCTCTAACGTGATAAAATAGTGTCAGCTTATTATTCAATTTATTGAATTACTGTTGAAAATTGATTAAGAGACCAATATACTtaatttcaaagacaaaaaaatacaactaaaacttcaaagacaaaattaatgtcTTACACAAATTTAAGGGATCACTATGAAATTTAGTCCAAAAAACACCCTACTACCATTGCTACTACATTTTGTAACAGCTCATGCAGATATGGTCAACTGAGAGAAAAGTCAAAGAACAGTGTACGATTTTATATCTTTCACTTTCATTAATAATTGCCAGCAATACCAAGCAGGATTATTATTTTGACATTTGAGACAAAAtgcatataatatattattaaataatgctACACATCCAAACATTTTTGTTAATCaagtttaattaaattggtctaacatcaaccaaaattaattatagatagtattattttaaattttacaaaaatatttgataactaaagaaaattagtaaaaaacagtcataatttgtcttatttaacatttattaattattgcgtcaattaataaatactaaataaagcaaattttaattgtttttttgtcttcctaatattaccgaagttttattatttaacttgattgaatttaatttataaaaaatttagatgtGTAATATTACTTTGTATTATTATACATCTTGATGtctttttttccatttaattttgtGATAATTATAACATTTACAACATAATAAAaggtaatttaatttatatatatatatataacggaaAATGGAGAAGGTAGGAATACTTATTTACTTTAGATCTAATAATATCAGAACATACTTTCATCATTCATCACCGCTAATTAATTAATAGAGATAATTATAAAAGTACAAGGTTGTCATACAGATAATATATGATGTTGGGCATGTTAAGTTATTAGCAGCCCCATGCCAGTAGCATACACTGCTTAAAAAAAAGCGCAATAAATATAATGTTCAACTTGGAAgctaattaaatattaaagattGATTTATAAGTTAATTAACATATTCTTAATGGTCACGATGATGCATTCTGAATTTCTAAAATGCCCTTCAGAACGACCAACTCTCATCAGAGCAAGGCTTCTCTTGCTCTTCTGCTAAAGTTGTTcttcaattatttaattatgacacTATAGTATTCATAGAATATCCatgatgatcatcatcatcatctacttTGAGGTTGCTGAACTTGTTCCTCTGATCTTTGGGATGAAAGAATGGCATCAATGGCTTCTTTTACTTGAGAGATATCAGGAGCTTTTCCACCTTGAACAGGCCAAAATTCATCAGCTGCCAACACCTTCACcatcaacaataataaaataacagaaaattaaacatgTCAGTTCCTATATAGCACTTAAGAATTCATGTATTAAGAAACTATAAGTCTCACCTTCACTTGAAGCTGAAGAAACTTCACATAGCTAATTGCTTTCTCCAGCATTGTAACCAAATCAACCTGAAAAATTCACTTCTAGAGTTAGAATAATGAATAATATGTAAAGTTACTgctaaataagaagaagaagaagaagaaaatcccTACTTTGGAGCCATTGGGAACTAGTTCTTGTAGTATCTTGAGCCGCTCACTTATCCTCTCTCTTCTATTCTGTGAGACAAACATTCTAATAATCAACATTGAATCTCATCATATTTTAATCTTTGCTTAATTTGCAATCAAAATTGTATCTAACTAAAATAAATTGACTTAAGATTGAAGCAAACCTTAGCAGCAACACTTTGAGGATCCTTGGATGCTCCTGACTTGTTGGATTTTGGCATTTTACTCTCATCTGTGCATTGCTTCTTGGCAGCTTTCATTTTCTCAGCCTGCTGCAAATTAAACACAAAAACTGacctcaatctccattcaaattTCACAAAGTTACTGTAAGAACTAGttctgaaaatgaaaacagaaactaACTAAGAGGCCTTAAAAAAGCAACAATTAATACCATTGAAATGCGCTTTTTGGATATTGGTTCTTGAGCTGCAGGGTCCTGGATGCTATGAGCAGGTATAGTTTGTTGAGAGTAGAGCCAACCATATGATGAACTCTCACCATGTAATTGCTTCTCTTTTGCACTGTTGACTATGGTGCTGTAGCTACTACTAGAAGACTGGAAGCAACTTGAATCCTGCACCGGTC
Coding sequences:
- the LOC112733687 gene encoding putative transcription factor bHLH086 isoform X2, giving the protein MALAKDQILHDSSMGSKVQSCVFNENNEYHKSVLEEEDGSQSTNGFSNDSAITHSPPLCANAYAYKATNYQLEEEQQSLIDFKGSCYNTLTQVVSESLLNFEQNRMVPGNSYMKDDTNVWDNNLHHQWSQISPRSTSELRPVQDSSCFQSSSSSYSTIVNSAKEKQLHGESSSYGWLYSQQTIPAHSIQDPAAQEPISKKRISMAEKMKAAKKQCTDESKMPKSNKSGASKDPQSVAAKNRRERISERLKILQELVPNGSKVDLVTMLEKAISYVKFLQLQVKVLAADEFWPVQGGKAPDISQVKEAIDAILSSQRSEEQVQQPQSR
- the LOC112733687 gene encoding putative transcription factor bHLH086 isoform X1, yielding MALAKDQILHDSSMGSKVQSCVFNENNEYHKSVLEEEDGSQSTNGFSNDSAITHSPPLCANAYAYKATNYQLEEEQQSLIDFKGSCYNTLTQVVSESLLNFEQNRMVPGNSYMKDDTNVWDNNLHHQWSQISPRSTSELRPVQDSSCFQSSSSSYSTIVNSAKEKQLHGESSSYGWLYSQQTIPAHSIQDPAAQEPISKKRISMQAEKMKAAKKQCTDESKMPKSNKSGASKDPQSVAAKNRRERISERLKILQELVPNGSKVDLVTMLEKAISYVKFLQLQVKVLAADEFWPVQGGKAPDISQVKEAIDAILSSQRSEEQVQQPQSR